The Anas acuta chromosome 2, bAnaAcu1.1, whole genome shotgun sequence genome contains a region encoding:
- the RBFA gene encoding putative ribosome-binding factor A, mitochondrial isoform X2, with protein sequence MWRSGRAAVAAVGLPCCRALRSSAPACGSRNLLKKMLHKKKKKFWYDSPALGSKMMYEPTKLTSVVKGDHTKTRKEDTIRCRVLNNLIHKAVSEMMSTGEVNQELYDLKLEICKVSLASNFSACRVYWNPAAITENESYVESLLQKSAPRIRYLLMSQQILGNVPPIVFVKDKEAAAVKKVEELLSIADFGPEEEKVLSQNDSSESFSSATQSSDSPMRSNLFGIDHELLNKQIMDYKRLKVSRDTEGICRTQKQEQQLSKIQKKMKKKKMRNPPDDDITPQKYLMDRSEADYLDDNNDAISDYEIEDELQEGVNELEAGDGETQSQPPVKLK encoded by the exons ATGTGGCggagcgggcgggcggcggtgGCCGCGgtggggctgccctgctgcagggcgcTGCGCAGCTCGGCCCCTGCCTGCGGCTCCAGGAAcctgctgaagaaaatgctgCACAAGAAGAA aaagaagttttggTATgacagcccagccctggggtcTAAAATG ATGTATGAGCCAACCAAGTTGACCTCTGTAGTGAAAGGTGACCATACAAAAACTAGGAAAGAAGATACCATACGCTGTAGAGTCTTGAATAACCTTATTCATAAAGCTGTGTCAGAGATGATGAGTACCGGTGAAGTTAATCAAGAACTTTATGACCTCAAGCTGGAAATCTGCAAG GTGTCCCTGGCATCAAACTTTTCAGCATGTCGTGTGTATTGGAATCCTGCTGCTATTACAGAGAACGAAAGTTATGTTGAAAGTTTACTGCAGAAGAGTGCTCCACGTATACG ATATCTCCTGATGAGTCAGCAAATTTTAGGAAATGTACCCCCGATAGTATTTGTAAAAGACAAAGAAGCTGCGGCTGTAAAAAAG GTTGAGGAATTATTATCAATTGCTGATTTTGgacctgaagaagaaaaagtactATCTCAAAATGATTCCAG tgAATCATTCTCTTCAGCAACTCAATCTTCTGATTCACCCATGCGATCTAATCTTTTTGGTATTGATCATGAATTGCTGAATAAGCAGATAATGGACTACAAAAGACTGAAAGTGTCAAGAGATACAGAAGGCATTTGCCGGACACaaaaacaggagcagcagctgtcaaagattcaaaagaaaatgaaaaagaaaaaaatgaggaatcCTCCTGATGATGACATCACACCACAGAAATACTTAATGGACAGATCCGAAGCTGATTATTTGGATGATAACAATGATGCAATTTCAGACTATGAGATAGAAGATGAATTACAGGAAGGGGTAAATGAATTGGAGGCAGGTGATGGCGAAACTCAAAGTCAGCCTCCTGTTAAACTGAAATGA
- the RBFA gene encoding putative ribosome-binding factor A, mitochondrial isoform X1, with protein sequence MARKIPAVSLFWPRPLPDPGAPAAPSQPPPQKKTPNPASCDENQPSPSPNSAAQQQAVFSSARRGRVAPRLPGGRRSEPGPGCGGHVAERAGGGGRGGAALLQGAAQLGPCLRLQEPAEENAAQEEKFWYDSPALGSKMMYEPTKLTSVVKGDHTKTRKEDTIRCRVLNNLIHKAVSEMMSTGEVNQELYDLKLEICKVSLASNFSACRVYWNPAAITENESYVESLLQKSAPRIRYLLMSQQILGNVPPIVFVKDKEAAAVKKVEELLSIADFGPEEEKVLSQNDSSESFSSATQSSDSPMRSNLFGIDHELLNKQIMDYKRLKVSRDTEGICRTQKQEQQLSKIQKKMKKKKMRNPPDDDITPQKYLMDRSEADYLDDNNDAISDYEIEDELQEGVNELEAGDGETQSQPPVKLK encoded by the exons ATGGCACGGAAGATCCCTGCGGTCAGTCTGTTTTGGCCGCGTCCCCTCCCAGACCCTGGCgcacccgcagccccctcgcagccaccaccacaaaaaaaaaccccaaacccagcctCCTGTGACGAAAACCAACCCTCCCCCAGCCCAAACAGCGCGGCCCAGCAGCAGGCCGTGTTCTCCTCAGCGAGGCGGGGCCGTGTGGCGCCTCGCCTCCCCGGGGGCAGGCGCTCGGAGCCCGGGCCCGGCTGTGGCGGCCATGTGGCggagcgggcgggcggcggtgGCCGCGgtggggctgccctgctgcagggcgcTGCGCAGCTCGGCCCCTGCCTGCGGCTCCAGGAAcctgctgaagaaaatgctgCACAAGAAGAA aagttttggTATgacagcccagccctggggtcTAAAATG ATGTATGAGCCAACCAAGTTGACCTCTGTAGTGAAAGGTGACCATACAAAAACTAGGAAAGAAGATACCATACGCTGTAGAGTCTTGAATAACCTTATTCATAAAGCTGTGTCAGAGATGATGAGTACCGGTGAAGTTAATCAAGAACTTTATGACCTCAAGCTGGAAATCTGCAAG GTGTCCCTGGCATCAAACTTTTCAGCATGTCGTGTGTATTGGAATCCTGCTGCTATTACAGAGAACGAAAGTTATGTTGAAAGTTTACTGCAGAAGAGTGCTCCACGTATACG ATATCTCCTGATGAGTCAGCAAATTTTAGGAAATGTACCCCCGATAGTATTTGTAAAAGACAAAGAAGCTGCGGCTGTAAAAAAG GTTGAGGAATTATTATCAATTGCTGATTTTGgacctgaagaagaaaaagtactATCTCAAAATGATTCCAG tgAATCATTCTCTTCAGCAACTCAATCTTCTGATTCACCCATGCGATCTAATCTTTTTGGTATTGATCATGAATTGCTGAATAAGCAGATAATGGACTACAAAAGACTGAAAGTGTCAAGAGATACAGAAGGCATTTGCCGGACACaaaaacaggagcagcagctgtcaaagattcaaaagaaaatgaaaaagaaaaaaatgaggaatcCTCCTGATGATGACATCACACCACAGAAATACTTAATGGACAGATCCGAAGCTGATTATTTGGATGATAACAATGATGCAATTTCAGACTATGAGATAGAAGATGAATTACAGGAAGGGGTAAATGAATTGGAGGCAGGTGATGGCGAAACTCAAAGTCAGCCTCCTGTTAAACTGAAATGA
- the RBFA gene encoding putative ribosome-binding factor A, mitochondrial isoform X3, producing MMYEPTKLTSVVKGDHTKTRKEDTIRCRVLNNLIHKAVSEMMSTGEVNQELYDLKLEICKVSLASNFSACRVYWNPAAITENESYVESLLQKSAPRIRYLLMSQQILGNVPPIVFVKDKEAAAVKKVEELLSIADFGPEEEKVLSQNDSSESFSSATQSSDSPMRSNLFGIDHELLNKQIMDYKRLKVSRDTEGICRTQKQEQQLSKIQKKMKKKKMRNPPDDDITPQKYLMDRSEADYLDDNNDAISDYEIEDELQEGVNELEAGDGETQSQPPVKLK from the exons ATG ATGTATGAGCCAACCAAGTTGACCTCTGTAGTGAAAGGTGACCATACAAAAACTAGGAAAGAAGATACCATACGCTGTAGAGTCTTGAATAACCTTATTCATAAAGCTGTGTCAGAGATGATGAGTACCGGTGAAGTTAATCAAGAACTTTATGACCTCAAGCTGGAAATCTGCAAG GTGTCCCTGGCATCAAACTTTTCAGCATGTCGTGTGTATTGGAATCCTGCTGCTATTACAGAGAACGAAAGTTATGTTGAAAGTTTACTGCAGAAGAGTGCTCCACGTATACG ATATCTCCTGATGAGTCAGCAAATTTTAGGAAATGTACCCCCGATAGTATTTGTAAAAGACAAAGAAGCTGCGGCTGTAAAAAAG GTTGAGGAATTATTATCAATTGCTGATTTTGgacctgaagaagaaaaagtactATCTCAAAATGATTCCAG tgAATCATTCTCTTCAGCAACTCAATCTTCTGATTCACCCATGCGATCTAATCTTTTTGGTATTGATCATGAATTGCTGAATAAGCAGATAATGGACTACAAAAGACTGAAAGTGTCAAGAGATACAGAAGGCATTTGCCGGACACaaaaacaggagcagcagctgtcaaagattcaaaagaaaatgaaaaagaaaaaaatgaggaatcCTCCTGATGATGACATCACACCACAGAAATACTTAATGGACAGATCCGAAGCTGATTATTTGGATGATAACAATGATGCAATTTCAGACTATGAGATAGAAGATGAATTACAGGAAGGGGTAAATGAATTGGAGGCAGGTGATGGCGAAACTCAAAGTCAGCCTCCTGTTAAACTGAAATGA
- the LOC137852689 gene encoding probable 2-ketogluconate reductase translates to MEDQKLPCVLIDCIGEKHGVYEDHAEVLKEHFCLITMKEYNENKTILGKKIRAIYMWYHKPVINEELLQSLPNLKIVASSGVGIDHLDLNLLSRYGVKVSNTPFIVSTDTADLGMALMLASSRRLVEGYQMAVSPDTEYFPANWLGAEVSGATLGIIGMGTIGYKVAERAKAFEMKILYHNRKQRNKEEENAVGAIYCKKIDDLLQQSDFVMLAVNLTPQTHKLIGKRELQLMKPTATLINISRGLVVDQDDLVEALQNKVIKAAALDVTYPEPLPRDHPLLKMENVLITPHIGSATKKTRLVMMENMTESIQAALTNRPIPYEVLL, encoded by the exons ATGGAGGATCAGAAGCTGCCTTGTGTGCTAATTGACTGTATAGGAGAGAAGCATGGAGTATATGAAGATCATGCTGAAGTTCTGAAGGAACATTTTTGTCTCATCACCATGAAAGAATATAACGAAAACAAGACAATTCTCGGCAAAAAGATCAGAGCTATTTATATGTGGTATCACAAACCAGTTATTAATGAAGAATTACTCCAGAGCCTACCTAACTTGAAGATAGTTGCAAGCTCTGGAGTGGGAATAGACCATTTGGACCTGAACCTCCTCTCCCGCTATGGTGTGAAAGTGTCTAACACTCCATTTATTGTTTCCACTGACACTGCAGACTTGGGGATGGCTTTGATGCTGGCATCCTCCAGGAGACTTGTGGAAG GCTATCAAATGGCGGTTTCCCCTGACACTGAATATTTCCCTGCCAACTGGCTGGGTGCTGAGGTTTCTGGAGCTACTCTAGGGATCATTGGAATGGGCACCATTGGCTACAAAGTGGCTGAGAGAGCCAAagcctttgaaatgaaaattttgtacCACAACAGGAAACAGAG aaacaaggaagaagaaaatgctgttgGAGCCATCTACTGTAAGAAGATAGATGATTTGCTCCAGCAGTCAGATTTTGTGATGCTAGCTGTGAACCTGACACCTCAGACACACAAACTGATTGGGAAGAGGGAACTACAGCTGATGAAACCCACAGCTACTCTCATTAACATCAGCAGAG GTCTGGTTGTAGATCAGGATGATTTGGTGGAAGCCCTTCAAAACAAGGTTATTAAGGCGGCTGCTCTGGATGTGACATATCCTGAACCTTTACCAAG ggATCACCCTTTGTTAAAAATGGAGAATGTTTTAATAACTCCTCACATTGGAAGTGCCACCAAAAAGACACGCCTCGTTATGATGGAAAACATGACTGAAAGCATACAAGCAGCTCTTACAAATCGTCCTATCCCTTATGAAGTATTACTGTAA
- the LOC137850910 gene encoding LOW QUALITY PROTEIN: putative 2-hydroxyacid dehydrogenase SH0752 (The sequence of the model RefSeq protein was modified relative to this genomic sequence to represent the inferred CDS: deleted 2 bases in 2 codons; substituted 1 base at 1 genomic stop codon): MCNSPDTMSFFFVQIMEGGVLSGLLVNEIGGIPGILHGHMEFLKKKQFYLITVKKFLEDRKHLSKKVHAIXLWWHKPVIDQDFHQSLPNLKVIANLKVGMDHLDLKLVGSFDVKMANAPCAVSSSTADTGMALLMTSARRRNCHLKHRLFFLVPLCRTQFIFHIGMVFVYFKFTEVHCEAYFLGVQVTGATLGIIGTGSIGCKIAQRSKAFEMKILCHNRTQRKEQEQQDVGAIYCKKIVDLIQQANFAMVVVSLTPQTHKLIGKGEIDLMKPTVTLINISQGNIKNSSLA, from the exons ATGTGCAATTCTCCTGATACTAtgtctttcttctttgtgcAGATTATGGAAGGCGGAGTGCTCTCTGGACTTTTGGTAAATGAAATTGGTGGAATACCTGGGATA TTGCATGGCCACATggagtttctgaaaaaaaaacaattctacCTCATCACTGTGAAGAAATTTCTTGAAGACAGAAAGCATTTGAGTAAAAAGGTCCACGCAATCTAATTGTGGTGGCACAAACCAGTCATTGACCAAGACTTCCACCAAAGCCTGCCAAACTTGAAAGTGATTGCAAATTTGAAAGTAGGAATGGATCACCTGGATCTGAAACTTGTAGGTAGTTTTGATGTGAAAATGGCTAATGCTCCATGTGCTGTTTCTAGCAGCACAGCAGATACAGGGATGGCTTTGTTGATGACATCTGCTAGAAGACGTAACTGC CACCTCAAGCATAgactattttttcttgttcctctGTGTAGGACccaattcatttttcatattgGAATGGTTTTTGTGTACTTCAAGTTTACTGAAGTTCACTGTGAAGCTTATTTTCTAGGAGTTCAAGTTACTGGAGCTACTCTGGGAATCATTGGCACAGGCAGCATTGGGTGTAAGATTGCACAGAGATCCAAAGCATTTGAAATGAAGATT TTGTGCCACAACAGGACACAGAG gaaagagcaggaacagcagGATGTTGGTGCCATTTACTGTAAAAAGATAGTTGATTTGATCCAGCAGGCGAATTTTGCAATGGTGGTAGTGAGTCTGACACCTCAGACACACAAGCTGATTGGGAAAGGAGAGATTGACCTGATGAAACCCACAGTTACTCTCATTAACATCAGCCAAGGTAATATTAAGAACAGTTCACTGGCCTGA